In a single window of the Thermofilum uzonense genome:
- a CDS encoding S8 family peptidase — protein MKKLGLVILALLALQLPLLIEANAAAQFETLIITIDKSSFDASELGKLWGQVVYVADAFPVAVIRVPHGAAMHVHGLKGVQHVSADGVFHSAGKPVSQPPQTIPWGVQRIGAPTAWSTTMGWVDLNGDGNSEIEVAIFDTGIDVDHPDLAANIKWGVSVLNGRISSKYNDLNGHGTHVAGTIAALNNNIGVVGVAPKVEIYMLRVLGASGSGSWSDLIIAIDLAIKGPDGIIDKDGDGVIVGDPDDDAPEVFSMSLGGSSAPAELHTAIQAAYNWGIVIVAAAGNEGASSPSYPAAYPEVIAVGAVDSTNAVPSWSNRNPEVAAPGVDILSTYPDNTYATLSGTSMATPHVSAAVALIQAARLAKGLPPLPPGTATDTSTNTVRGLLHVTAEDLGEAGYDSLYGWGVIRIDKALEKV, from the coding sequence ATGAAGAAACTAGGACTAGTAATCCTGGCTCTACTAGCCCTACAGTTACCCCTTCTCATAGAGGCCAACGCAGCAGCACAGTTCGAGACACTCATAATAACCATCGACAAGTCTTCATTCGACGCATCAGAGCTAGGAAAGCTGTGGGGACAAGTTGTCTACGTCGCCGACGCTTTCCCCGTAGCCGTGATAAGGGTGCCTCACGGCGCGGCAATGCATGTACATGGCCTTAAAGGCGTACAGCACGTAAGCGCCGACGGAGTATTCCATTCAGCGGGCAAGCCCGTATCACAGCCCCCACAGACGATCCCATGGGGCGTGCAGCGTATAGGCGCGCCTACAGCCTGGTCTACAACCATGGGCTGGGTCGACCTCAACGGTGACGGCAATTCCGAGATAGAGGTCGCGATCTTCGACACAGGAATAGATGTTGACCACCCCGATCTCGCCGCGAACATTAAGTGGGGTGTCTCCGTGTTAAACGGCAGGATATCCTCTAAATACAACGACCTGAACGGCCACGGAACCCACGTAGCCGGCACAATAGCAGCCCTCAACAACAACATCGGCGTCGTCGGCGTAGCACCCAAGGTCGAGATATACATGCTGCGAGTCCTCGGCGCCTCAGGCTCAGGCAGCTGGAGCGACCTGATCATCGCAATAGACTTAGCCATCAAGGGCCCAGACGGTATTATAGACAAGGACGGGGACGGAGTAATAGTCGGAGACCCCGACGACGATGCGCCTGAAGTCTTCTCGATGAGCCTTGGAGGATCAAGCGCTCCCGCCGAGCTCCACACAGCCATACAGGCCGCGTACAACTGGGGAATAGTCATCGTGGCAGCCGCTGGAAACGAAGGTGCTTCAAGCCCCTCCTACCCTGCAGCCTACCCGGAGGTCATAGCCGTGGGAGCAGTAGACTCTACCAACGCCGTGCCCAGCTGGAGCAACAGGAACCCAGAGGTAGCCGCTCCAGGCGTAGACATCCTCAGCACCTATCCCGACAACACCTACGCTACTCTGAGCGGAACCTCGATGGCCACTCCTCACGTTAGTGCAGCTGTAGCCCTTATCCAGGCCGCCAGGCTCGCCAAGGGACTCCCACCACTACCCCCAGGGACAGCAACCGATACCTCGACCAACACGGTAAGGGGACTCCTCCACGTAACGGCCGAGGATTTAGGAGAAGCCGGCTATGACAGTCTCTACGGCTGGGGAGTTATAAGGATAGACAAGGCACTGGAAAAGGTCTAA
- a CDS encoding formate dehydrogenase accessory sulfurtransferase FdhD yields the protein MLRVKPFLGEIEAFCFRAGVLEKCKERVATEYEFELIVNGIRIGFFSCSPTLLEEFAVGHLLSTGHRVRDGYEFRASDGRVEIHGELVKLDYAGRNGSQAFRAKDILRAVQALGDLGLGFRETGALHGALCFDPEGRILGHVEDVSRHCAVDKCLGLLARNGVDLRRVGLAVTCRLTKSIVEKAVRVGVPLLASRAAPTLEGIKAAVDAGLTVVGFVRKDRFNVYAHPERLVW from the coding sequence GTGCTTCGAGTGAAGCCCTTTCTAGGGGAGATAGAGGCGTTTTGTTTTAGAGCCGGGGTTCTAGAGAAGTGTAAGGAGAGGGTGGCGACTGAGTACGAGTTCGAGCTGATAGTAAACGGCATACGTATAGGCTTTTTCTCATGCTCTCCTACTCTTCTAGAAGAGTTCGCTGTCGGCCACCTCCTCTCCACTGGTCACCGTGTCAGGGATGGATACGAATTCAGGGCTTCGGATGGGAGAGTGGAGATACATGGAGAATTAGTGAAGCTTGATTACGCTGGTAGAAACGGTAGCCAAGCTTTCAGAGCAAAGGACATTCTACGGGCCGTACAGGCGCTAGGCGACCTAGGTCTGGGTTTTAGGGAGACTGGGGCTCTTCACGGGGCCTTGTGTTTTGACCCTGAGGGGAGGATCCTTGGACATGTGGAGGACGTTAGCAGGCATTGTGCTGTTGACAAGTGTCTCGGTTTGCTCGCCAGGAATGGAGTGGATCTACGCCGTGTAGGGCTCGCGGTGACGTGTAGGCTGACGAAGAGCATTGTCGAAAAGGCCGTACGCGTGGGTGTGCCTTTATTGGCTTCAAGGGCTGCCCCTACTCTTGAAGGTATTAAAGCTGCTGTGGACGCGGGATTGACGGTAGTGGGTTTCGTGAGAAAGGATAGGTTTAACGTTTATGCGCATCCAGAGAGACTCGTATGGTAA
- a CDS encoding ABC transporter ATP-binding protein, whose product MASNVVLVEGLVKKYGTYEALKGLSFTSNTELVILAGPNGAGKTTTVEILTTNLRPDSGRAEVMGYDVVNEYKAVRRVIAYLPQDYFVFGDLTPKEYVASYLMARGSSFWEAWRLAGEWLEAVGLSGVNRPMRQLSGGQMRRTYLAAMLATDAEVLFLDEPTAGIDVEARRDIWRLLREKVRSGTCILMTTHDMSEAETIADKVVILNEGRMLYEGPPKALVEKVGFSHKAVLSKEARVELKRYVDLGDRVLAYFSGKGEFEGLVSLLDDPRHLISVGTVDLEDAYLLLVRGELR is encoded by the coding sequence ATGGCTAGTAACGTTGTTTTAGTGGAGGGGCTAGTGAAGAAGTATGGAACATATGAGGCGCTGAAGGGCTTAAGCTTCACAAGTAACACTGAACTTGTGATTCTCGCTGGGCCGAACGGGGCCGGGAAGACCACGACCGTCGAGATACTCACAACTAACCTCAGGCCAGATTCGGGGAGAGCAGAGGTTATGGGCTATGACGTCGTCAACGAGTATAAAGCCGTGAGAAGGGTTATTGCATATCTGCCCCAAGACTATTTCGTCTTTGGCGACCTTACGCCTAAGGAGTATGTTGCCTCATACCTTATGGCCCGAGGCTCCTCGTTCTGGGAGGCTTGGAGGCTTGCTGGGGAGTGGCTAGAAGCCGTGGGCCTTTCAGGGGTTAATAGGCCTATGCGACAGCTTAGCGGTGGCCAGATGCGCAGGACATACCTTGCCGCGATGCTTGCAACCGACGCCGAGGTGCTTTTCCTAGATGAGCCGACAGCAGGGATTGACGTCGAGGCCAGACGAGACATTTGGAGGCTTCTCAGGGAGAAGGTGAGGAGCGGTACTTGCATCCTCATGACCACACACGACATGTCTGAAGCTGAGACTATTGCCGATAAGGTTGTAATCCTAAATGAAGGACGCATGCTATACGAGGGCCCTCCTAAGGCCCTTGTCGAGAAGGTTGGCTTCTCACATAAGGCTGTGCTGAGCAAGGAGGCCAGGGTCGAATTGAAAAGGTATGTTGATCTGGGCGACAGGGTTCTTGCATATTTCAGCGGGAAGGGAGAATTTGAAGGGCTAGTCTCCTTGCTTGACGATCCTAGGCATCTCATCTCAGTGGGAACCGTCGATCTAGAAGACGCCTACCTGCTACTCGTGAGAGGTGAGCTTAGGTGA
- a CDS encoding ABC transporter permease, protein MRSVWRILGVSYSEALFWIREWTWIAQSISYIAGFFLLFYIWGGLEALKGVMVASIIVGGWSIGANAVAQVVGWHKMSKRINVYVASPLTLAEYYAGMVLAQLPILVIELSMPLIVASLMRLDPVSLLLLFVLSIIALLLGSFLVLSVVLRIKNPANISAITNPIVTLTVMLPPVYYPAKALPEPYRYFMLIVPTTPLAEAARLIAGMGTPVVDAWVLILMIAAWLTASIVLLLRTFRWGLG, encoded by the coding sequence GTGAGGAGTGTCTGGAGGATACTAGGCGTTAGCTATAGTGAGGCACTTTTCTGGATAAGAGAGTGGACATGGATTGCACAATCCATATCCTATATTGCAGGTTTCTTCCTGCTCTTCTACATCTGGGGTGGCCTGGAAGCATTAAAGGGTGTCATGGTGGCGTCCATAATAGTTGGAGGCTGGAGTATAGGCGCCAATGCGGTTGCACAGGTTGTCGGCTGGCATAAGATGTCGAAGAGGATTAACGTATACGTTGCCTCACCACTCACCCTTGCAGAGTACTACGCAGGGATGGTGCTCGCACAGCTGCCTATTCTCGTTATAGAACTCTCGATGCCCCTTATCGTGGCTAGCCTTATGAGGCTCGACCCTGTATCCCTACTACTCCTGTTTGTGCTTTCTATAATTGCCCTCCTTCTAGGGAGCTTCCTCGTACTATCAGTAGTGCTCAGAATTAAGAACCCTGCCAACATCTCAGCTATCACGAACCCAATAGTTACCCTGACTGTTATGCTTCCACCCGTTTACTACCCGGCTAAAGCTCTACCTGAGCCTTACAGGTATTTCATGCTTATAGTTCCAACTACGCCCTTGGCGGAGGCTGCGAGGCTTATTGCAGGAATGGGTACACCAGTGGTTGATGCTTGGGTGTTGATTCTCATGATCGCCGCCTGGCTGACTGCATCTATCGTGCTCCTGCTTAGGACTTTCAGGTGGGGGCTAGGCTAG
- a CDS encoding Rossmann-fold NAD(P)-binding domain-containing protein, with protein sequence MTKQKILVVGLGEVGGAVYSVARDSGAFEVYGYDINPSLTVNKLEEVPENLDYLHVAIPFNEKFLQNVKSYVEALKPKALIVHSTVAPGTTRRLHGETGLPVAFSPVRGKHPKIKEHLYFWPKWVSALPKGFADVARSHLEAMGLKVRVSEEEPEALELAKIWETVYRAVMIAAWQEIDRIARRYGVGLKTIAEFTAEVHSVLHDRPVYYPDFIGGHCLIPNTKIIYKEVPSKLFEFVLESNEKRRIELQDPRVKKEVEQLRELFLQLTKRDYYA encoded by the coding sequence ATGACTAAGCAGAAGATACTAGTTGTGGGCTTGGGCGAGGTGGGGGGAGCCGTGTATAGCGTAGCGCGCGACTCGGGTGCTTTCGAGGTTTACGGGTACGACATAAACCCCTCTCTGACCGTGAATAAGCTCGAGGAGGTCCCCGAGAATCTTGACTACCTGCACGTCGCCATACCCTTCAACGAGAAATTCCTCCAAAATGTGAAGAGTTACGTTGAAGCCCTTAAACCAAAAGCTCTCATAGTGCACTCCACCGTGGCTCCCGGAACCACTAGGAGGCTGCACGGCGAGACAGGGCTACCAGTAGCGTTCTCGCCTGTGAGGGGGAAGCACCCCAAGATAAAGGAGCACCTCTACTTCTGGCCGAAGTGGGTTTCAGCCCTCCCGAAGGGGTTCGCGGACGTGGCTCGCTCCCACCTCGAGGCGATGGGGCTCAAGGTCAGAGTCTCCGAGGAGGAGCCTGAGGCACTGGAGCTGGCCAAGATATGGGAGACCGTGTACAGGGCTGTGATGATAGCCGCTTGGCAGGAGATAGACCGTATCGCTAGAAGGTATGGGGTTGGTCTAAAGACGATAGCGGAGTTTACCGCTGAGGTCCACAGTGTCCTCCACGATAGGCCTGTGTACTACCCCGACTTTATAGGGGGGCACTGCCTAATACCTAACACCAAGATAATATACAAGGAGGTCCCCTCGAAGCTTTTCGAATTCGTCCTGGAGTCCAACGAGAAGAGGAGGATAGAGCTACAGGATCCCCGCGTGAAGAAGGAGGTCGAGCAGCTCCGCGAGCTCTTCCTACAGCTCACGAAGAGAGACTACTACGCGTAG